In the Mycosarcoma maydis chromosome 6, whole genome shotgun sequence genome, one interval contains:
- a CDS encoding kleisin alpha (related to Double-strand-break repair protein rad21): MFYSDVILAKRGPLARVWLAAHWERKLSKTQFLQTSIEKSVSAIMGQEVVPMALRLSGQLLLGVVRIYSRKAKYLLEDCNEALLKIKMAFRSGAVDMTSDQLNISRNAITLPDIRTDLDILLPDQAMNDYDIDFEKLAAKKAKKLADNPTAYTARAADITLPTVDYSAFDDAFDVSSGIDGIASQDFDPDGGLDLGLEDDFPEVEGRRNEAGQLVDENGDPLPEDDSLSIGVGRDAPSEAGRQSVASMLNLGMDNDMTLGSARGSQAPSIGLPDFDLGGDGLDLGLDNDALDLGLDAPMDLDRQVTPPPGDNSMALAMADMTPTTAARIRDAAQQRQQEEAATRQAKARKQIVDALTELPDTQLGGLSQGLSQASVGQAVNLADILTEERYLPRSRAYLRLLTIREDPFSHFMPFADPSNKDKSSQFIGPTGLASELSELFTFDLGAMRRRRAAALAEDDGPNKRARLGADFDDEMGVARRAQDQQDSAVFGDMDVDQSGFDFSMGGDAALDGLPAEGLELGDDGLRRSSRKSRAELEAEAEGDVTGRLPALSRMSTPEADDGGLDSLAVSSTNPLGVFDVRPADESAAAGEQAAAASQLRASEDAEASTKGWAKSTVRALRVVRSQLSAEPAIASAGDQDNTQTQSLNRFVEVDDETDEKKLSFAKISTNASRRAAAGFFFEMLVLGTKDCIKLQQDEAYGDIKVSAKDKLWNASAPATQPAPSAPTVA; encoded by the coding sequence ATGTTCTACAGCGACGTCATCCTCGCCAAGCGCGGGCCACTGGCACGAGTATGGCTCGCTGCACACTGGGAGCGCAAGCTCAGTAAAACTCAGTTCCTCCAAACCAGTATCGAAAAGAGTGTCAGCGCGATCATGGGCCAAGAAGTGGTGCCAATGGCTCTTCGTCTCTCTGGTCAGCTCTTGCTCGGTGTCGTCCGCATTTATTCGCGTAAAGCCAAGTATCTGCTCGAGGACTGCAACGAAGCGCTGCTTAAAATCAAGATGGCCTTCCGTTCGGGCGCTGTCGACATGACCAGCGACCAGCTCAACATTTCAAGAAACGCTATCACGCTCCCTGACATCCGCACCGACCTCGACATCCTACTTCCAGACCAAGCCATGAACGATTACGACATCGACTTTGAAAAGCTTGcagccaagaaggccaagaagctcgccgacaACCCCACCGCTTACACTGCCCGCGCCGCCGACATCACTCTTCCCACCGTCGACTACAGTGCCTTTGACGATGCTTTTGACGTATCTTCTGGCATCGATGGTATCGCGTCACAGGACTTTGATCCCGATGGTGGCTTGGATTTGGGTCTTGAAGATGACTTTCCGGAGGTCGAGGGTCGCAGGAACGAAGCTGGGCAGCTTGTCGACGAGAATGGCGATCCGCTCCCCGAGGACGACTCGCTCAGCATCGGTGTAGGTCGTGATGCTCCAAGCGAGGCGGGACGCCAATCGGTAGCATCGATGCTCAACCTCGGCATGGACAACGACATGACTCTTGGATCGGCACGCGGCTCGCAGGCACCCAGTATCGGCTTGCCCGACTTTGACCTCGGTGGAGACGGACTAGATCTCGGACTTGACAATGACGCACTCGACCTTGGACTCGACGCACCCATGGACCTCGATCGACAAGTGACGCCTCCTCCCGGCGACAACAGCATGGCGCTTGCAATGGCCGACATGACACccacaacagcagcgcgaATTCGCGACGCcgctcagcagcgtcagcaggAAGAGGCTGCGACTCGACAGGCGAAGGCCCGCAAGCAGATCGTTGACGCGCTCACCGAACTTCCCGACACCCAGCTCGGCGGTCTCAGTCAAGGCCTCAGCCAAGCTTCTGTTGGCCAGGCTGTCAATCTTGCCGACATTTTGACCGAGGAGCGCTACTTGCCGCGATCGCGCGCTTATCTCCGCCTGCTCACCATCCGCGAGGACCCCTTCTCGCACTTTATGCCCTTCGCCGACCCATCCAACAAGGACAAGAGCTCGCAGTTCATCGGACCCACTGGCCTTGCGTCGGAGCTCAGCGAGCTGTTCACATTTGATCTGGGTGCGatgcgacgacgacgcgctgctgcgttgGCCGAAGACGATGGTCCGAACAAGCgtgctcgacttggcgcAGATtttgacgacgagatgggTGTGGCTCGCCGTGCACAGGACCAACAGGATTCGGCCGTGTTCGGAGACATGGATGTCGACCAATCTGGTTTCGATTTCAGCATGGGAGGCGATGCTGCACTCGACGGTCTACCTGCCGAGGGTCTTGAACTCGGAGACGACGGTCTGCGTCGATCTTCGCGCAAGTCGCgtgccgagctggaagccgaagccgagggCGATGTGACGGGTCGATTGCCCGCGTTGTCGCGTATGTCTACGCCTGAAGCCGACGATGGCGGCCTCGACTCTCTCGCGGTGAGCTCCACCAATCCTCTGGGCGTCTTCGACGTGCGACCCGCTGACGAgtcggcggcagcaggtGAGCAAGCAGCCGCAGCGTCGCAGCTGCGTGCATCCGAGGACGCAGAAGCTTCGACCAAGGGGTGGGCCAAGAGTACCGTTCGCGCTTTGCGTGTTGTTCGATCGCAACTCTCTGCCGAACCTGCGATCGCCAGCGCGGGTGACCAAGACAACACGCAAACGCAGTCTCTGAACAGATTTGTCGAAGTAGATGATGAGACGGATGAGAAGAAGCTCTCGTTTGCTAAAATATCGACCAACGCTTCACgtcgtgcagcagcaggcttcttcttcgagATGCTCGTCTTGGGTACCAAGGACTGCATCAAGCTGCAACAGGATGAAGCGTATGGTGATATCAAGGTCAGCGCTAAGGACAAGCTTTGGAACGCTTCGGCGCCAGCTACGCAACCAGCGCCATCGGCGCCGACCGTCGCTTGA
- a CDS encoding H(+)-transporting V0 sector ATPase subunit e (related to vacuolar ATP synthase subunit H) translates to MSGWTTVWVFLIAAGASSAVWVTAPKGPNQVLIRTSVVLALTCMYLMWFIIYMAQLHPIVKPKRGDVRFLEH, encoded by the exons ATGTCGGGCTGGACAACTGTTTGGGTGTTTCTCATCGCTGCGGGTGCAAGCAGCGCCGTCTGGGTTACAGCACCCAAGGGGCCAAATCAAGT CTTGATCCGCACAtcggtggtgctggcatTGACCTGCATGTATCTCATGTGGTTCATCATCTACATGGCTCAACTACATCCTATCGTCA AACCAAAGCGAGGCGATGTGCGTTTCCTGGAACACTAA
- a CDS encoding uncharacterized protein (related to phosphatidylinositol phosphate phosphatase): MHVYLQDAPRVIALVSGDIDASTNGYASEKLASATAILISTQVNPIQNDNASVLAGSHAANPVSTAKAVVEVVKEQEIQALTLQRLTAKSIYGSLGLINVGQDLFVAVVTSAQEVGAIRPGETVMRITSVSFYCVNRSTWDETLISEAPGSQPEMHDSYGPGHEGAVTQPSVYEHPCTSLKKFLGTGTFYFAQGGTFDLSTRLSKRLADAARAQKSGHDIAQYDGRFVWNNYMIEPLIHFRERLDRAHRARLDDGCFLLLAIQGFVGTFKVPLSPASEPTFGASPAASATIATLALISRLSWKRAGTRFNTRGVDDDGNVANFVETETLFSNGNVTFAYDQVRGSVPLFWEQQGLQAFNAKIQITRSRGASQPAFDRHFADLISHYSRIHAINLLGTRDAETVLTSAYAEHMRHSAAEKIAVLPPDESASLKDDVVLDDGSERLGLTNFDFHTVSRNTGGIDGVRSDLRYLGPVQLKRKAFGYSVIDSATGQVLRRQKGIFRTNCLDCLDRTNVIEDMLSRSMLDTMFEAAANRDTSYQAFQDPNHSIWVSHRVLWAENGDALSKIYAGTGALNTSFTRTGRKTLGGLLSDAAKSAGRMYINNFQDKNKQNVIDALLGNMANQKPVTVFDPVLESVTAELNARVDEYSSSRDISIHVGTYNLNGKLPGESLIPWLFPDGEDREPDIFAIGFQEIVQLTPQQILMTDPDKIRTWEAKIMETIARRSGGRSRYVLLRSEQLVGTALVILIKEELINDVRLVEAATRKTGLKGMSGNKGGVAIRMDYFDTAICFVTAHFAAGHSAWEERNADYWTITRGLSFARGKTVGSHDHVIWLGDFNYRIDLTNDAVRSMLAREDLVGLYSRDQLHRSKDAGEVFPGYEEGSITFAPTYKYDNGSDQYDSSEKQRIPAWTDRILFRGLDLRQLSYSRAELRTSDHRPVYASFVGPVRIVDHLKRNEIRKQLLQANKAVIGLAGGGDESSDCSDDESLPDPSDEHQQWWNQSMSMSEGDSSEDESLGLSNPFRQDNAEGPKWTQNSSQVATKSRTTKLSLGSRAGSERAPERISSTPASPTLTSSTNEASPAFAGAPLHKTISTSPTVGRRIVSGPAMLANGRSAPPPIPTKPTTAATSISGSGATLPACSKSSSPAPPELPKRPGMGSRSTSYSSVKSRKSLLDDSD, translated from the coding sequence ATGCACGTCTACTTGCAGGATGCGCCTCGCGTGATCGCACTCGTCTCGGGTGACATTGACGCATCCACCAACGGCTACGCATCCGAAAAGCTCGCTTCTGCAACAGCCATCCTCATCTCGACGCAAGTAAATCCAATCCAAAACGACAATGCATCGGTGCTCGCAGGTTCCCATGCGGCCAATCCCGTTTCCACCGCCAAGGCAGTAGTAGAAGTCGTCAAGGAGCAAGAAATACAAGCCCTCACGCTACAAAGGCTCACTGCAAAGTCCATATACGGGTCTCTTGGCCTCATCAATGTCGGCCAGGACCTCTTCGTGGCTGTTGTCACCTCGGCCCAGGAGGTCGGCGCAATTCGACCAGGCGAGACGGTGATGCGCATTACTTCGGTCTCCTTCTACTGCGTCAATCGCTCGACATGGGACGAAACGCTTATATCGGAAGCTCCAGGCTCGCAGCCGGAGATGCACGACTCGTATGGGCCGGGTCATGAAGGTGCTGTCACCCAGCCAAGTGTCTACGAGCATCCGTGCACCAGTCTGAAGAAGTTTTTGGGCACTGGCACTTTCTACTTTGCCCAGGGCGGAACCTTCGATCTTTCGACTCGCCTCAGTAAACGGCTTGCCGATGCCGCCAGGGCACAAAAGTCGGGTCACGACATTGCGCAGTACGACGGACGCTTTGTATGGAACAATTACATGATCGAACCGCTCATTCACTTTCGCGAACGACTCGACAGAGCCCATCGTGCTAGATTGGACGATGGCTGCTTCCTGCTACTGGCGATACAAGGATTTGTAGGCACTTTCAAGGTGCCTCTTTCTCCAGCAAGTGAACCAACGTTTGGAGCTTCTCCTGCAGCTTCGGCGACCATAGCAACTCTGGCCTTGATCAGTCGTCTCAGCTGGAAGAGGGCAGGTACACGCTTCAACACCCGCGGAGTTGACGATGACGGCAATGTTGCCAACTttgtcgagaccgagacgcTCTTCAGCAACGGTAACGTCACATTTGCCTATGACCAAGTCCGTGGCTCGGTCCCACTCTTCTGGGAGCAGCAAGGCCTTCAAGCCTTCAACGCAAAAATCCAGATCACTCGCTCGCGTGGCGCTTCGCAGCCCGCCTTCGATCGCCACTTTGCTGACCTTATTTCTCACTACTCTCGTATTCATGCCATCAATCTTCTAGGCACACGCGATGCAGAGACGGTCCTCACTTCAGCTTACGCAGAGCACATGCGACACAGTGCGGCGGAAAAGATAGCTGTCCTTCCTCCGGACGAATCAGCTTCATTGAAGGACGACGTTGTCCTAGATGACGGTTCCGAGCGCCTCGGCCTGACCAATTTCGACTTCCATACAGTTTCACGTAACACGGGTGGCATTGATGGTGTCCGCAGTGATCTCCGCTATCTCGGTCCTGTGCAGCTTAAGCGCAAGGCATTCGGGTATTCGGTCATTGACTCGGCCACCGGCCAGGTGCTTCGGCGCCAAAAGGGCATCTTTCGGACCAACTGCCTCGACTGCCTGGACCGCACGAATGTGATCGAAGATATGCTCTCACGCTCCATGCTGGACACGATGttcgaagctgctgcgaatCGCGACACCTCCTACCAAGCATTTCAAGACCCGAATCATTCGATCTGGGTCTCTCATCGTGTGCTCTGGGCAGAAAATGGCGATGCGCTCTCCAAGATCTATGCTGGCACAGGCGCTCTCAACACAAGCTTCACCAGAACCGGCAGGAAGACGCTCGGCGGTCTTCTAAGCGACGCAGCAAAGAGTGCAGGTCGAATGTACATCAACAATTTCCAGGACAAGAACAAGCAAAACGTCATCGATGCGCTCCTCGGTAACATGGCCAATCAAAAACCGGTGACTGTGTTCGATCCTGTGCTTGAAAGCGTCACCGCAGAGCTCAATGCTAGGGTCGACGAATATTCCTCTAGTCGCGATATTTCCATACATGTCGGCACGTACAACCTCAACGGAAAACTCCCTGGCGAGTCTCTCATTCCATGGCTATTCCCCGATGGCGAGGATCGAGAGCCCGACATCTTTGCCATAGGATTCCAAGAGATTGTGCAGCTGACGCCGCAGCAGATCCTCATGACTGATCCGGACAAGATTCGTACCTGGGAGGCCAAGATCATGGAAACAATCGCGCGGAGAAGCGGCGGACGCTCCCGCTACGTTCTGCTTCGCAGCGAACAGCTCGTAGGAActgcactcgtgattctcaTCAAAGAAGAGCTCATCAACGATGTCCGGCTCGTCGAAGCCGCGACGCGTAAGACGGGTCTCAAAGGTATGAGCGGCAATAAAGGAGGCGTCGCAATCCGCATGGATTACTTCGACACTGCCATCTGCTTTGTCACCGCCCATTTTGCTGCAGGCCATTCCGCGTGGGAAGAGAGGAACGCCGACTATTGGACCATCACACGTGGTCTCTCGTTCGCACGCGGCAAGACTGTTGGCAGTCACGACCATGTCATCTGGCTTGGTGACTTCAACTATCGCATCGATCTAACAAACGACGCTGTTCGCTCTATGCTAGCGCGCGAGGACCTTGTTGGGCTCTATTCACGGGACCAGCTTCATCGCAGCAAAGACGCCGGCGAAGTGTTCCCTGGGTACGAGGAAGGGTCTATCACGTTTGCACCCACCTACAAGTATGACAACGGTTCTGACCAGTACGATTCATCTGAAAAACAGCGAATCCCCGCGTGGACCGATCGCATCCTGTTTCGCGGGCTTGACCTACGTCAGCTGAGCTATTCGCGGGCCGAGCTGAGGACCAGCGACCACAGACCCGTTTATGCCAGCTTTGTTGGGCCCGTCCGCATCGTGGATCATCTGAAGCGCAACGAAATACGGAAGCAGCTACTGCAGGCGAACAAGGCCGTCATCGGACTCGCGGGCGGAGGAGACGAGTCATCGGATTGTTCCGACGACGAAAGTCTCCCCGATCCTTCTGATGAACACCAGCAATGGTGGAACCAGTCGATGTCCATGTCCGAAGGTGACAGTAGTGAAGACGAGAGTCTTGGGCTCTCGAATCCTTTCCGCCAAGATAATGCGGAGGGTCCAAAGTGGACGCAGAATTCCTCCCAAGTTGCCACCAAATCTCGAACCACGAAGCTGTCGCTTGGTAGCAGAGCAGGCTCGGAACGCGCTCCTGAGCGAATTAGCTCAACACCGGCTTCTCCTACTCTAACATCAAGCACCAATGAGGCTAGCCCGGCCTTTGCGGGAGCGCCTTTGCATAAAACGATATCGACGTCGCCCACCGTTGGCAGGAGGATTGTTTCAGGACCTGCAATGCTGGCCAACGGACGATCTGCTCCACCTCCAATCCCCACCAAGCCGACGACTGCGGCAACTAGCATCAGTGGGAGCGGTGCGACTTTGCCGGCATGctcaaagtcgtcgtcTCCTGCGCCACCGGAGTTGCCCAAGAGACCTGGCATGGGTTCGCGATCTACGTCCTATTCATCGGTCAAGTCTCGCAAGAGTCTCTTGGACGATAGCGATTGA
- a CDS encoding uncharacterized protein (related to extracellular aspartic proteinase), translating to MKKFSTRFLTLLLALLSIGTFNLNALFEHVQGGQGNIRSASWPIASAAPLYAKNQGSTLESRSRKPRVGIVVKEGSTASLKSGPAPLNALTTSETRSSTSAFENANGRVGMKVQLKRLERNPDSNPLMLYQRHINRANSKLASILGRRAPTPEEMQQSLERRKISILARRGWQFEEPALEERNGRNTGPRQGYTTHTESGGDMQRRFLSSIMDDLFGRTGVEGGSKPKMAVQKVADEGYPEVANVASQSDDLTSASAPSAVQSLGLAIESNDIGYVASIKIGSQNQTFRMLIDSGSADTWVPSTACQACGSTHTKLGGSKSDSFRSLATRFSIEYGTGDVSGNLATDNFDIAGLALTNYTFAVTTQQSSDFAEETVPFDGLMGLARSELSNAGQPTPIDALYKKGKVQAPVMGYLLGRVADGYNDGEVTFGGVDPAKYTGNITEIDNVSTKGFWEAAIDSVTVSGTSLGLKGRTAILDTGTTLIVAPQSDADALHAKIEGSKSDGQGGYTIPCTTTAQVALTFGGKEFPIDTRDMLFLPVDADNLTGDCVSAISAGNVGQNNEWLVGATFLKNVYFATNTEANKIGLAKLNSTNTSATTAAKQ from the exons ATGAAGAAGTTCTCCACCCGCTTCCTCACCCTTCTCCTGGCACTGTTATCAATCGGAACATTTAACTTGAATGCCCTCTTCGAACATGTTCAGGGCGGTCAGGGCAACATCCGGTCTGCGTCTTGGCCGATCGCCTCTGCTGCACCTCTTTACGCAAAGAATCAAGGCTCGACGCTGGAATCACGTTCTCGAAAGCCACGAGTTGGCATTGTTGTGAAAGAGGGCTCTACTGCTAGCCTCAAAAGTGGTCCTGCACCGCTCAACGCTTTGACCACTAGCGAGACCAGATCAAGTACATCGGCGTTCGAGAATGCGAACGGCCGGGTAGGCATGAAGGTGCAGCTCAAACGCTTGGAACGCAACCCGGACAGCAACCCGCTGATG CTATACCAAAGACATATTAACAGAGCAAACTCAAAGCTCGCTTCGATACTTGGTCGAAGGGCTCCCACTCCTGAAGAGATGCAACAGTCTCTCGAACGTCGCAAGATCAGTATTCTTGCgcgtcgaggctggcaATTCGAAGAGCCTGCTCTCGAGGAGCGCAACGGCAGAAACACTGGCCCGCGACAGGGCTACACGACGCACACGGAGTCTGGTGGCGATATGCAGCGTCGCTTCCTCTCAAGCATCATGGACGACCTCTTCGGTCGAACGGGTGTCGAAGGAGGGTCCAAGCCCAAGATGGCCGTTCAAAAGGTAGCCGACGAAGGCTATCCCGAGGTTGCCAATGTCGCCTCGCAGTCGGACGACCTAACCAGCGCTTCTGCACCCTCTGCCGTGCAGAGTCTCGGACTCGCGATCGAGTCTAACGATATCGGCTACGTGGCTTCGATAAAAATCGGTAGTCAGAACCAAACATTCCGCATGCTGATCGACTCTGGTTCTGCCGACACATGGGTACCCAGCACCGCCTGCCAAGCTTGCGGTAGCACCCacaccaagctcggcggcTCGAAGTCGGACTCGTTCAGGTCGCTCGCAACCCGCTTTTCCATCGAATACGGTACTGGGGATGTTTCGGGCAACCTCGCCACGGACAACTTTGACATTGCCGGTCTTGCGCTTACCAACTACACGTTTGCCGTCACCACGCAACAGTCGTCGGACTTTGCAGAAGAAACCGTACCGTTTGACGGTCTCATGGGTCTCGCTCGTAGCGAGCTGTCCAACGCTGGACAGCCTACTCCGATCGATGCTCTGTACAAGAAGGGAAAAGTGCAAGCCCCCGTTATGGGCTATCTTCTGGGTCGAGTAGCTGACGGATATAACGACGGCGAGGTGACATTCGGCGGTGTTGACCCAGCCAAGTACACGGGTAACATTaccgagatcgacaatGTCTCGACCAAAGGGTTCTGGGAAGCTGCCATCGACTCAGTCACCGTCTCTGGAACATCTCTTGGCCTCAAAGGGCGCACTGCGATTCTCGACACGGGCACAACGCTTATTGTCGCTCCGCAATCCGACGCGGATGCGCTTCACGCCAAAATCGAGGGCAGCAAATCCGATGGTCAGGGCGGCTACACCATCCCTTGCACCACTACTGCCCAAGTAGCGTTGACCTTCGGCGGCAAAGAGTTCCCCATCGACACGCGCGACATGCTCTTCCTCCCCGTCGACGCTGACAATCTCACCGGCGACTGCGTCAGCGCAATCAGCGCCGGCAATGTCGGTCAGAACAACGAATGGCTGGTCGGAGCTACGTTTCTGAAAAACGTCTACTTTGCCACCAACACCGAGGCCAACAAGATTGGActggccaagctcaactCGACTAACACATCAGCTACCACTGCCGCTAAGCAGTGA
- a CDS encoding uncharacterized protein (related to 2-hydroxy-3-oxopropionate reductase) codes for MASQSHLGSVGAGDNVNIPYSTPSTPHPQHQVGWIGLGNMGVKMAANLASHMRNMSPPLPPLLVYNRTTSKAQALEKELDGLVKAVDSVEAIGTRCDLIFTSLSDDDAAEQIYEALLQAEEKRVGKHMQERISSGFSTLLVDTSTLHPATTGKLERKISALPKRHFVAAPAFGPPPVAASAKLVFAVAGPYNSKKFASQFLVPAMGRKIMDFGSNPERAASFKLIGNSIIISTIEMLSETMTLADKTGVGSDRVYEWLEEFYPAPSALGYGKKIMDSNFQGENGFTLNGGIKDASHIIKLGESVNCPLPIIDLARQHMVSARAIGGANLDWSSLSAGFRVTAGVEPFEKKEMLKKWAKTQDNAGASS; via the coding sequence ATGGCTTCTCAATCGCACCttggcagcgtcggcgCTGGTGACAACGTCAACATCCCCTACAGCACGCCCAGCACGCCTCATCCTCAACACCAGGTAGGATGGATCGGCCTCGGCAACATGGGCGTCAAGATGGCTGCCAATTTGGCCAGTCATATGCGCAACATGTCGCCGCCTTTGCCTCCGCTGCTCGTATACAACCGTACCACGTCCAAAGCCCAGGCGTTAGAGAAGGAACTCGATGGGCTCGTCAAGGCTGTGGATTCGGTCGAGGCGATTGGCACCCGTTGCGACCTGATCTTCACCAGCTTgtcggacgacgatgctgccgaaCAGATCTACGAAGCTTTATTGCAAGCTGAAGAGAAGCGTGTGGGCAAGCACATGCAGGAACGCATCTCTTCTGGTTTTTCCActctcctcgtcgacaccaGCACGCTCCACCCTGCTACGACGGGCAAGCTTGAACGCAAGATCTCGGCGCTTCCGAAACGTCACTTTGTGGCTGCACCTGCGTTCGGTCCTCCTCCTGTGGCAGCTAGTGCGAAGCTGGTGTTTGCCGTCGCAGGTCCGTACAACTCGAAGAAATTCGCTTCGCAGTTTCTTGTCCCCGCCATGGGTAGGAAGATCATGGACTTTGGCTCGAATCCTGAACGTGCAGCTAGCTTCAAGCTGATCGGCAACTCGATTATCATATCCACCATCGAGATGCTGTCCGAAACCATGACTCTGGCCGACAAGACGGGCGTTGGAAGCGATCGAGTCTACGAGTGGCTCGAAGAGTTCTACCCGGCTCCCTCCGCCTTGGGCTATGGCAAAAAGATCATGGATAGCAACTTTCAGGGCGAGAACGGCTTCACGTTGAATGGCGGTATCAAGGACGCTTCGCACATCATCAAGTTGGGCGAATCCGTCAACTGCCCCCTGCCCATCATCGATCTGGCTCGACAACACATGGTCTCGGCTAGAGCCATCGGTGGCGCCAACTTGGACTGgagctcgttgagcgcTGGCTTCAGAGTCACCGCTGGTGTTGAGCCGTTTGAGAAAAAGGAGATGCTCAAGAAGTGGGCAAAGACCCAAGACAACGCCGGTGCATCTTCCTAA